A window of Maioricimonas rarisocia genomic DNA:
TCAGCAGCCCCGCGAGCAGGCCGGCCGGCACGAGGCTGTTTCGCGGTTGCGGCGACAGGAGCAGTGCGACGACCACCACGTACACGAAAGTCGTCCGGACGAAGCCGATCAGCCCCCACTGCAGCAGCCCGACATAGATGAGCGTCGCGATCGAACACAGCAGGACGAGACGGGCCGGTGACCGGGAGGTCGTCCCTGCACTTCGGGGAGGTGGGTCACGTTTCGGCAACGCGTGAGCCCCCCGACGCTTGTCGCGGATTGCCTGCACGACGACGAGCAGGCCGAACAGGCCGGTCACGATGAGGACCGCACGCGGAACGTCGGGCAGGTCGACGAACTGCCGCTCAGCGACGGAGGCGATCCGCGCCTCGCGCTCGGCCAGGTCGGCGGCCAGTTCTTCCCCTTCGAGGAAGGTCGGCTCGATCTGCATGCGGGCGAGTTGGTCGCGAACGGACTCCGACTGCATCACCTGGCGGAGCATTGTCCGGATGCGTTCGATCCGATCCTCCGGCGTCCCCTTCGGTGCCCACCAGAAGAACAGGTTGCCGCTGATCACGTCGTATCCCTGCGCCCGCGCGGTGGGAACGTCGGGCAGTTCGGGGTGTGGCTCTGCGGTACAGACGGCCAGGGCGCGCAGCCCGCCATCGCGGAACTGCAGATACTCGGCCACGGAAAAAGCGGAGACATCTGCATGTCCACCGACAAGAGCGTGGAACCGTTTCGCCCCGCCACCGATCTGGACAAACCGGAAGGCGGCTGCCGGAGTCGTTTTCTCGAGCAGCATTCCTGCGAACTGACTGGGTGCGCCGAGGTTCGCGGCGAACGCGATCGAGTCCGGCTCCTCCGTCGCGGCAGTGACCAGGTCATCGAGGTTCGCGAAGGGGACATCGTCAGCCACCGCAAAGACGAGATGGTCGCCCCCCATGCCGGCGATCGGTTCGAACGCCTCGGGACCGTAGCTGACGTTTCCGCTGTACTTCGCCGTCAGAATCGCCTCGTGCAGCATCAGCAGCGTGTAGCCGTCGGGGCGGGCGTTCTTGACGCGGCGACTGCCGATCGTCGCGCCGGCACCGGGAACGTTGATGATGACCAGCGGCTCGGTCAGCAGGTTCTGTTCACGGACCGCCCGCTGCACGATGCGGGCGAACGAATCGCTGCCGCCGCCGGCTCCGAACGGCACGATCACCTTGACCGGCTTTCGGGGCCATTCGCCGGCCGACTCCGGCAGGTCGTCGTACTCGCACCCGGCCAGAAGCAGGCCGGCAAGCAACAGAACAGATGACATCGTCCGCGGATGCATGCGGCAGCCTCACGACGGAACGGCGGGGAACAATCTCTGAATTGTTCGCCACCGTAACATCTGTGCCGCAGAAACAGAAACGGCCCGCACCGACGCGAAGGTCGATGCAGGCCGGCAAGGCAGTCAAAACGAAGTTGCTGCTATTCGGACGTCTGCTGCTCGGGAGGAAGGGCGGCATCGGCACCGCCTGCTTCGAGGGCCGCTTCGGGACGGTTCATCTCCGTTTCGGGGGCGTCGTTGCCGGGCGGGGCCGGCGGCGGCGTCTCGGGTTCTTCCGCACCACAACCGGCCAGAGTGACGCCCAGCAGGCAGGAGGCAAACAGTGAAGTCAGTCGTCGCATTCTCTTCGTCGCTTCTGTCGTCAGTTATGGGAACTGTTCAAGGACTCAACGGGCCGGCGATCAGAACTCACCGAGCGGCTGACCGTCCGCCATCCGGCCCAGACGCTGCCGGGTCGTGTAATCGGTGTTCTCGCTGATAAAGCGGACCGAACCGTCCGCCAGGGCCACGTGCACACCACCGACATGCAGACTGCCGGGCCGG
This region includes:
- a CDS encoding tripartite tricarboxylate transporter substrate binding protein — its product is MSSVLLLAGLLLAGCEYDDLPESAGEWPRKPVKVIVPFGAGGGSDSFARIVQRAVREQNLLTEPLVIINVPGAGATIGSRRVKNARPDGYTLLMLHEAILTAKYSGNVSYGPEAFEPIAGMGGDHLVFAVADDVPFANLDDLVTAATEEPDSIAFAANLGAPSQFAGMLLEKTTPAAAFRFVQIGGGAKRFHALVGGHADVSAFSVAEYLQFRDGGLRALAVCTAEPHPELPDVPTARAQGYDVISGNLFFWWAPKGTPEDRIERIRTMLRQVMQSESVRDQLARMQIEPTFLEGEELAADLAEREARIASVAERQFVDLPDVPRAVLIVTGLFGLLVVVQAIRDKRRGAHALPKRDPPPRSAGTTSRSPARLVLLCSIATLIYVGLLQWGLIGFVRTTFVYVVVVALLLSPQPRNSLVPAGLLAGLLSVGLHALFTQVLVLDLP